Proteins from one Ahaetulla prasina isolate Xishuangbanna chromosome 2, ASM2864084v1, whole genome shotgun sequence genomic window:
- the BCDIN3D gene encoding RNA 5'-monophosphate methyltransferase, translated as MAAPVSACCKVLADAEPPVLPGGAAPYGNFPNYSWFHPPEGRVSLLPATLLSELFPNPRAGPLLGLDVGCNSGELSVALYKHLLGFNHTNPEHSVNGKDFRLLCCDIDANLIERAKQYSPFPGSISYTTLDIMDPSARETLLTSYLNKFGRCWFDICFCMSITMWIHLNHGDSGLVKFLSFLVTQCTYLLLEPQPWKCYRAAARRLRKLGRNDFDHFHSLTIKGNMAEKITQILTRDCAMEFVCCFGSTSWDRSLLLFKSKEKKHLR; from the exons ATGGCCGCGCCCGTGAGCGCGTGTTGCAAGGTTCTTGCCGACGCCGAGCCCCCGGTTCTGCCAGGCGGGGCGGCGCCGTACGGAAATTTCCCCAACTACTCTTGGTTCCATCCGCCCGAGGGACGCGTCTCCCTCTTACCTGCGACGCTTTTAAGCGAGCTGTTCCCAAACCCGCGTGCGGGTCCCCTTTTGGGCCTGGATGTTGGATGCAATTCGGGG GAACTCAGTGTCGCCCTCTATAAGCATCTCCTTGGCTTTAACCATACTAACCCGGAGCATTCTGTGAATGGAAAGGACTTCCGCCTCCTCTGCTGTGACATTGATGCAAACCTGATTGAGAGAGCCAAGCAATACAGCCCTTTCCCTGGTTCCATTTCCTACACCACTCTCGATATCATGGACCCCAGTGCAAGAGAGACTCTGCTGACCTCCTACTTGAACAAGTTTGGTCGCTGTTGGTTTGACATTTGCTTCTGCATGTCTATAACTATGTGGATCCATCTGAATCATGGGGACAGTGGTCTGGTGAAATTCTTATCTTTCCTTGTGACTCAATGTACGTATTTACTTCTTGAACCCCAGCCATGGAAATGCTACCGTGCAGCTGCTCGACGCCTGAGGAAGTTGGGCCGGAATGACTTTGACCATTTCCATTCGCTCACCATCAAAGGGAACATGGCTGAGAAAATAACTCAGATCTTGACGAGAGACTGTGCCATGGAGTTTGTGTGTTGCTTTGGAAGCACTAGCTGGGACAGGAGCCTCTTGTTGTTTaaatcaaaagagaaaaaacatttgAGATAA